The proteins below come from a single Candidatus Bathyarchaeota archaeon genomic window:
- a CDS encoding glycosyltransferase family 4 protein, translated as MPNLPINVLMLGENLPPIEGGIENHIHNLVKALGLYCNITLLVSNRPPNTPFYEKMGNVKIYRLSPNKISYSAHILAALKLAEQNNIQLIHVHTLGRISIVGTVLSIILRKPLIITVHESNFIIDLTSKRHRLRTFLTYYLLLKFSKLVITPSYELKYYVKQVSDGKKEVREISNGVDESLFKPMSGLQFLTKYGIAGNRVIICPRRITPKNGIIYLIEAIPKIIESVGENVKFVFAGPVRTESYFRSIQRKVCELKINPYVIFTGGIPFAEMPVVYAAADIVVIPSLIEAISLAALEAMACEKPIVATAVGGLTEIINNDYNGLLVKPANAEGLAEAIIKLLKDSELASKYSQNGAKTVKAYYWSSIANDTLNAYHTVTRESKPIVES; from the coding sequence ATGCCAAATCTGCCAATAAATGTTTTAATGCTTGGTGAAAACCTTCCACCTATAGAAGGAGGTATCGAAAACCATATTCATAATCTTGTTAAGGCGTTGGGCTTATATTGCAACATTACGCTTCTCGTTTCCAATCGCCCACCAAATACTCCCTTTTACGAAAAAATGGGTAATGTGAAAATTTATCGGTTATCTCCCAATAAAATAAGTTATTCTGCTCATATATTGGCTGCATTAAAGCTTGCTGAGCAAAATAATATTCAGCTGATTCATGTACATACTTTAGGAAGAATCTCTATTGTTGGTACTGTTTTAAGTATTATTTTACGGAAGCCTCTAATTATCACTGTTCATGAAAGCAATTTCATCATTGATTTGACTTCTAAACGGCATAGACTTCGTACTTTTCTAACATATTATTTATTGCTTAAATTCTCCAAGTTAGTGATAACTCCCAGTTATGAATTAAAGTATTATGTAAAACAAGTAAGTGATGGAAAAAAAGAAGTTAGAGAGATTTCTAACGGTGTCGACGAATCGCTTTTCAAACCCATGTCTGGTCTCCAATTCTTAACTAAATATGGTATAGCAGGAAACAGAGTAATTATTTGCCCCAGACGGATCACCCCTAAAAATGGGATAATTTACTTAATCGAGGCTATCCCAAAAATAATAGAATCCGTTGGGGAAAATGTTAAATTTGTATTTGCTGGTCCAGTTAGAACTGAATCTTACTTCCGCTCTATTCAGCGTAAGGTATGCGAGCTAAAGATAAATCCGTATGTGATATTTACAGGAGGAATTCCTTTTGCTGAAATGCCTGTTGTTTATGCCGCCGCTGACATAGTAGTTATCCCTTCTTTAATTGAAGCAATAAGTTTAGCAGCTCTAGAGGCAATGGCTTGCGAAAAACCTATAGTGGCAACAGCTGTAGGAGGTCTTACTGAAATAATAAACAACGACTATAATGGTCTGCTAGTAAAACCAGCAAATGCTGAAGGTTTAGCTGAGGCAATCATTAAGTTGCTAAAGGATTCGGAATTAGCCTCCAAATATTCTCAAAATGGCGCCAAAACGGTTAAGGCTTATTATTGGAGTTCTATTGCAAACGATACGCTGAATGCTTATCATACCGTTACTCGTGAATCAAAACCTATCGTTGAAAGCTGA
- a CDS encoding class I SAM-dependent methyltransferase has product MKYFEERPRCPACYSEQFISLFSCSFENPPIRQYIESFYGPEGRIEYQYLRETNFILSECKRCGLVFQKAIPNDFLMKKLYQNWLDPEPTFIKQVMDRRDLNYHINDAGEVMMIVAYLRDNPSNLSFFDFGMGWGSWALMAKAFGCKAYGSELSKIKLDYCISQGITPVQWGDLVNYKFDFINAEQVFEHISNPLDSLIHLAKALDPKHGLIKISVPDGNNIIRKVRIADWTAKKYSKNSLNAVSPLEHINCFSRNSLLRMAKLAGLREVKIPLSLQYTYGVNWEPFRPLAYTLLRPFYRNILKKGTTLFFTKAYL; this is encoded by the coding sequence ATGAAGTATTTTGAAGAACGACCCCGTTGTCCCGCATGCTACTCGGAACAATTCATCAGTTTATTTTCTTGTTCTTTTGAAAATCCACCGATTCGCCAGTATATAGAGTCCTTTTATGGACCAGAAGGACGGATAGAATATCAATACCTGCGTGAAACTAATTTTATATTGAGCGAGTGTAAGAGATGCGGTTTAGTTTTTCAGAAAGCAATTCCTAACGACTTTCTAATGAAGAAACTATATCAAAATTGGCTCGATCCCGAACCAACTTTCATCAAACAAGTAATGGATAGACGCGATCTAAATTATCACATAAATGATGCGGGAGAAGTTATGATGATTGTTGCTTACTTAAGGGATAACCCTTCAAACCTGAGCTTTTTTGATTTTGGGATGGGTTGGGGTTCATGGGCGTTGATGGCTAAAGCTTTCGGTTGCAAAGCATATGGCTCAGAACTTTCCAAGATCAAACTTGACTATTGTATTTCTCAAGGTATTACTCCAGTCCAATGGGGTGATTTAGTAAATTATAAATTTGATTTTATTAATGCTGAGCAAGTTTTTGAGCATATTAGCAACCCTTTAGACTCTCTTATCCACCTTGCGAAGGCACTTGATCCGAAACATGGCTTGATCAAGATCAGTGTCCCTGATGGAAATAATATCATTCGAAAAGTTCGTATTGCTGATTGGACAGCAAAAAAGTACTCGAAAAATTCATTGAATGCTGTTAGTCCTTTGGAACACATTAATTGTTTTAGCCGTAATTCGCTTTTACGAATGGCTAAACTTGCCGGGCTGCGAGAGGTAAAAATTCCACTTAGCCTCCAGTATACTTATGGGGTTAATTGGGAACCTTTCCGACCGTTAGCTTATACTCTTTTGAGACCCTTCTATCGTAATATCCTAAAGAAGGGAACAACTCTGTTCTTTACGAAAGCTTATCTTTAG
- a CDS encoding FkbM family methyltransferase: MDSQDAKLLKVQFSGIVYSRPYDAYFYVRAFSDDLYSILPRREEDVCDLILSSIKSGDTFIDVGANIGCYSILVGKIVGKNGHVISIEPTPLTTQVLKYNLELNGLRNTKVIQKAAWNSKESKMFFVPKGFFGWGTINRPKCSVSTYKVETMCLDELQGINKIDLLKIDAETAELQILKGAKNLLQKTKTIVLEASEDREQIISFLIKNGFKVRPLKFCSYLYATKDKLS; encoded by the coding sequence ATGGATTCTCAGGACGCAAAATTGCTTAAAGTTCAGTTTTCCGGAATCGTCTATTCAAGACCTTACGATGCTTACTTTTATGTCAGGGCTTTCAGTGACGACCTATATTCAATCTTACCTCGAAGAGAAGAAGACGTTTGCGACTTAATTTTATCTTCAATAAAAAGTGGAGACACATTCATAGATGTCGGAGCAAATATTGGATGCTATTCAATTCTTGTTGGAAAAATTGTAGGTAAAAATGGCCACGTGATCTCTATTGAACCAACGCCATTGACAACTCAAGTACTTAAATACAATCTTGAATTAAATGGTCTGAGAAACACAAAAGTCATCCAGAAAGCCGCTTGGAACAGTAAGGAATCAAAGATGTTTTTTGTCCCCAAAGGATTCTTCGGATGGGGAACCATCAACAGACCCAAATGTTCTGTCAGCACATATAAAGTTGAGACAATGTGCCTGGATGAATTGCAAGGGATAAACAAAATAGACCTATTAAAAATAGATGCAGAGACTGCTGAATTACAAATTCTAAAAGGAGCAAAGAATCTCTTACAAAAAACAAAAACAATCGTACTAGAAGCATCTGAGGATAGAGAACAAATCATCAGTTTTCTTATAAAAAATGGTTTTAAAGTACGACCTCTAAAATTTTGTTCTTATTTGTATGCCACTAAAGATAAGCTTTCGTAA